A window of the Eremothecium cymbalariae DBVPG#7215 chromosome 5, complete sequence genome harbors these coding sequences:
- the NDD1 gene encoding Ndd1p (similar to Ashbya gossypii ADR415C): MDQQESEEDQFYKVLQENLRYAFTSPIATTQVFPTPYSQSQQTKREGGKMGSVGGGLGIEEGNESSLVENSMLAVQGGAIEGVGSCGTVPSSAMGVTAIGGGSTTGTGTGTAAAAAAAVSVSTAASGGKRARTTSLNDVNTQPSMVLNFENFPNEIFLDSSDQFREFREFLQESPASINLWQAKTPAKTPLKFLQQQQLQQQQQQQQQQQQQQQQQQHLHQQQHHPQQQQQQQGQQQGISGSLGPQMTAGQGLQSQHQTPLQNLDINHMFNSGGKSTMSPSKRLYSLTPYSRKILNDMETPYSRAFASSSNSALVDFQRARKEHGSSLMKTPITKKTRQLNNKRPEQLSATASSSPLSSSLISSVAIPTIEVSTSKVAAGCTAAFQRNTKNTISEVASSSHINDQNPDEDADDNQDLYGSSPTTIQLTSSVTKSARANLSESPPIGAQRDPAIDNRLFDIAASPTPKLHSKVSVAETLPLRVPELPKLGSFKSVTVRPQLIPSIAYIASGGNVAGVTSASSVAPVFMGSTCCKSNNTRTASKLAPKGRSRSKSGQQPQHSKFQFIMTNANSFTPNGEGGSGSSKRKLKRSQSTIAAQDQHVRASDNTNTNKRKKRISRCLNKVMVLY; the protein is encoded by the coding sequence ATGGACCAGCAAGAGTCAGAGGAGGACCAATTCTACAAGGTGCTTCAAGAGAACTTGAGATATGCATTTACTAGCCCCATAGCTACCACGCAGGTGTTCCCTACGCCTTATTCACAGTCGCAGCAAACTAAAAGGGAGGGGGGTAAGATGGGTAGTGTGGGAGGGGGGCTTGGAATTGAGGAAGGGAATGAGTCTTCATTGGTGGAGAATAGCATGCTGGCGGTGCAGGGGGGTGCGATTGAGGGCGTGGGATCGTGTGGGACGGTGCCGAGCAGTGCGATGGGGGTCACGGCGATTGGTGGTGGGAGTACCACGGGGACTGGGACTGGGActgcggcggcggcggcggcggcagtGTCTGTGTCTACGGCAGCAAGTGGGGGGAAGAGGGCCAGGACGACGTCACTGAACGATGTGAACACTCAGCCGTCGATGGTATTAAATTTTGAGAACTTTCCCAATGAGATATTTCTAGACTCTTCAGACCAGTTTCGTGAATTCCGTGAGTTTTTGCAGGAGTCACCAGCTAGTATTAATCTGTGGCAGGCGAAGACGCCTGCCAAAACGCCGTTGAAATttctgcagcagcagcaattacaacaacaacaacaacaacaacaacaacaacaacaacaacaacaacaacaacaacaccttcatcaacaacaacaccatccacaacagcagcagcagcagcagggaCAACAGCAGGGGATTTCTGGTTCCCTAGGGCCGCAGATGACTGCGGGGCAGGGCCTGCAGAGCCAGCATCAGACACCATTGCAGAACCTAGACATAAATCATATGTTTAATTCGGGCGGTAAATCTACAATGTCTCCTTCTAAGCGACTCTATTCTTTAACTCCATATAGCAGAAAAATCTTGAACGACATGGAAACGCCTTACAGCCGGGCTTTTGCATCTTCGTCAAACAGTGCGCTGGTGGACTTTCAAAGAGCTCGGAAAGAACATGGAAGCAGTTTAATGAAGACCCCGATCACCAAAAAGACGCGACAGCTGAATAACAAGCGACCTGAACAATTATCGGCCACGGCATCGTCGTCTCCtctatcttcatcacttaTTTCAAGCGTTGCTATTCCTACGATCGAGGTGTCGACATCTAAGGTCGCTGCTGGCTGTACTGCTGCTTTTCAGCGTAATACGAAGAACACTATTTCAGAAGTTGCCTCATCGTCACATATAAATGATCAGAAtcctgatgaagatgcagatGACAACCAGGACTTGTACGGATCATCACCGACAACCATACAGCTTACGTCTTCGGTGACTAAATCGGCGAGAGCTAACTTGAGCGAATCTCCCCCAATTGGAGCACAACGTGACCCGGCGATTGATAATCGACTTTTTGATATTGCCGCATCTCCAACTCCAAAACTGCACAGCAAGGTGTCTGTAGCAGAGACGCTGCCGTTACGGGTACCTGAGTTACCAAAGTTGGGATCTTTCAAGAGTGTAACTGTGCGTCCACAACTGATACCGTCCATTGCATATATCGCCTCAGGAGGCAACGTTGCAGGTGTTACAAGCGCTTCTTCTGTGGCCCCTGTGTTTATGGGGTCCACCTGCTGCAAGAGCAATAATACTAGGACAGCGTCGAAGCTTGCGCCGAAGGGCAGGAGCAGATCGAAATCCGGCCAGCAACCGCAGCACTctaaattccaatttaTTATGACAAATGCAAATTCTTTTACGCCCAATGGAGAGGGTGGATCTGGATCATCGAAGAGAAAACTGAAACGCTCCCAGTCCACAATTGCTGCACAGGATCAACATGTTAGGGCCTCTGACAATACTAATActaacaaaagaaaaaaaagaatttctCGATGTCTCAATAAAGTTATGGtattatattaa
- the GPB1 gene encoding Gpb1p (similar to Ashbya gossypii ADR414C): protein MEESVLNSSGVKAELNDSQKDQRHHSTESSKKASSSQPVSDVISDQKLSQYSKQYTAPKISAHYKPVFPNDYPNEAAGVRKARNEVKLKMYYRSRNVSIHPLKCTMDGYPSMNRRNMLTRGSSGTQRGSGYENDVHRRNAPDFKQVSGHPLPHWPYEEEFGKLALFDTIDNEPQLKNVDWVRSYLKYYDKLSTVNRDARYRLRSNNMWNTIPKVDVGMKDVDNSLGPDRSSENSAYSSARLDYFDVGESIDGSAFYPSNPNFFSGTSLSLPTFGDVQLPCFVYHSAAELKSNIYILGGLEPSFEYNEVAPNLNDFHMDGIKNLPPPINDEYINNPAMLPNKHLYVYSTNGFTLKRPKLKGQIPPPLICAKMAKLTDRYLFYYGGFEIRNETIIDNHTGQYYISRRAFINNTAYIFDSRIFKFTKVELITQSTKFSPYRPTVPRFGHTQVSLKLNLSKSLGRYADSEDGKSISSSIPTQSYPSSVDDDYTNTTGSDQTLSGASSASRTHVHTILIMGGYRQVNDSQYEALNDMWRLDVTVVSKGRKGYFQFAETALATLISKPHCADSDIKWPTPRGFMAACLADTSSLNTAPLLDSLLKTLKESEVASVTLKDESTQPVFSNLPFSHNKGRHSMSQEARKLSKITASQYTINKTLVVHGGSNGTHVYGDMWWFDLDSEQWTEVPLLLKNEHTKQRDRTCIPVVGHELVQHNSRFLILGGIHQQDVDKIYFTGKNLQKESVEDPEKSTSGVIVLTSSNTNSSGNTSNNFKNCVSYDVKTIHTTFPQALNPKLVAACAICIHGQLWLIGGAVVLAYDNRKHLQLLGNITELIVPLVESTL, encoded by the coding sequence ATGGAAGAAAGTGTATTGAATAGTTCCGGTGTAAAGGCAGAATTGAACGATTCACAGAAAGATCAACGACACCATTCTACAGAGAGTTCAAAGAAGGCAAGTAGTAGTCAGCCAGTTAGTGATGTGATTTCTGATCAGAAACTTTCGCAGTACAGTAAGCAATACACTGCACCTAAGATTAGTGCACATTACAAGCCAGTTTTCCCGAATGACTACCCCAACGAAGCCGCTGGGGTTCGAAAAGCAAGAAATGAAGTCAAATTAAAGATGTACTACAGGTCAAGGAATGTTTCCATACATCCTCTGAAATGCACAATGGATGGATATCCATCGATGAATCGCCGTAACATGCTGACGCGCGGGTCGAGTGGAACCCAGAGGGGTTCTGGTTATGAAAACGATGTTCATCGAAGGAACGCACCTGATTTTAAACAAGTATCAGGACACCCACTTCCACATTGGCCATATGAAGAAGAGTTTGGAAAATTAGCTTTATTTGATACAATAGATAATGAACCCCAATTAAAGAATGTTGATTGGGTACGTTCGTATTTGAAGTATTATGACAAGCTTTCTACCGTGAATAGAGATGCCCGCTACCGGTTGAGAAGTAATAACATGTGGAACACCATTCCCAAGGTCGACGTAGGTATGAAAGATGTGGACAATAGTCTTGGACCAGATAGATCATCCGAAAATAGTGCGTATTCATCCGCGAGGTTAGATTATTTTGACGTTGGTGAGTCTATAGACGGCAGCGCTTTTTATCCATCTAATCCGAATTTCTTTTCGGGAACAAGTTTAAGTCTACCAACGTTTGGTGATGTTCAATTGCCCTGTTTTGTATACCATTCCGCTGCTGAGTTAAAAAGCAACATATACATCCTTGGTGGCTTAGAACCCAGctttgaatataatgaagttgCACCAAACTTAAATGACTTTCATATGGATGGCATCAAGAATTTACCCCCACCAATTAACGATGAGTATATCAACAATCCTGCCATGCTTCCAAATAAACATTTGTACGTATACTCCACTAATGGATTCACATTAAAAAGGCCCAAATTAAAAGGGCaaataccaccaccactGATATGTGCGAAAATGGCAAAACTAACTGACCGCTATCTTTTCTATTACGGTGGCTTTGAGATTCGAAATGAAACTATAATCGACAATCACACAGGACAGTACTACATAAGTAGACGTGCATTCATTAACAATACAGCATATATTTTTGACAGCCGTATATTTAAGTTCACTAAAGTGGAATTAATTACACAATCAACTAAATTTTCTCCATATCGACCAACGGTTCCAAGGTTTGGCCACACGCAGGTATCCTTAAAACTAAATCTATCAAAATCTCTCGGCAGATACGCAGATAGCGAAGATGGCAAGAGTATTTCAAGCTCCATCCCCACCCAATCCTACCCCAGttctgttgatgatgactACACGAATACTACAGGTTCTGATCAAACTTTGAGCGGGGCTTCTTCTGCTAGTAGAACTCATGTACACACTATATTGATTATGGGAGGTTACAGACAGGTAAATGACAGCCAATATGAAGCTTTGAACGATATGTGGAGGTTGGACGTGACCGTAGTATCAAAAGGAAGGAAAGGCTATTTTCAGTTTGCAGAGACAGCTTTAGCGACCCTAATTTCCAAGCCGCATTGTGCAGATTCCGATATCAAGTGGCCAACACCGAGAGGATTCATGGCGGCCTGTCTTGCTGATACCAGTTCTTTAAATACTGCTCCTCTTTTGGATAgtttattaaaaactttgaagGAAAGCGAAGTCGCTAGCGTCACACTTAAAGACGAGTCCACCCAGCCAGTTTTCAGCAATCTTCCATTTAGTCATAATAAAGGGAGACATTCCATGAGCCAAGAAGCACGAAAGCTCTCTAAAATCACGGCATCGCAGTACACCATTAATAAAACTTTGGTCGTCCATGGTGGCTCTAACGGAACCCATGTTTACGGAGATATGTGGTGGTTCGATTTAGATAGCGAGCAATGGACTGAAGTACCCCTCTTGCTTAAAAACGAGCATACTAAACAAAGGGACAGAACCTGCATTCCTGTAGTAGGTCATGAACTCGTGCAGCACAATAGTCGATTTTTAATACTTGGCGGTATCCACCAACAAGATGTCGATAAAATATACTTCACAGGAAAAAATCTACAAAAAGAATCGGTAGAGGACCCAGAAAAAAGTACTTCAGGTGTCATTGTCCTAACAAGCAGCAATACTAACAGTAGTGGCAACACCAGCAACAACTTTAAAAACTGCGTTTCCTACGACGTCAAGACCATCCATACAACATTCCCCCAAGCCCTCAACCCAAAACTTGTCGCCGCCTGCGCTATATGTATACACGGCCAACTATGGCTAATCGGTGGAGCAGTAGTTCTGGCCTACGATAATCGCAAACACCTGCAACTACTAGGAAACATTACAGAATTGATTGTTCCACTTGTCGAGAGCACTCTTTAG